From a single Nostoc edaphicum CCNP1411 genomic region:
- a CDS encoding magnesium chelatase subunit H has product MFTHVKSTIRHIAPDNLRGRSLIKVVYVVLESQYQSALSQAVRTINANNPNLAIEISGYLIEELRDPENYEEFKREIENANIFIASLIFIEDLAQKVVAAVEPHRDHLDVSVVFPSMPEVMRLSKMGSFSLAQLGQSKSAIAQFMRKRKEKSGAGFQDGMLKLLRTLPQVLKFLPMDKAQDARNFMLSFQYWLGGSPENLENFLLMLADKYVFKGLEKQNFAPSTYEQPVVYPDLGIWHPLAPNMFEDVREYLNWYTARKDISSDLKDPLAPCVGLVLQRTHLVTGDDAHYVAMVQELEALGARVLPVFAGGLDFSKPVEAYFYEPTTNTQLVDAVISLTGFALVGGPARQDHPKAIEALKRLNRPYMVALPLVFQTTEEWMDSDLGLHPIQVALQIAIPELDGAIEPIILSGRDGTTGKAIALRDRVEAVAERALKWANLRRKPKLDKKVAITVFSFPPDKGNVGTAAYLDVFGSIYEVMKALKNNGYDLPELPESAEALMQEVIHDAQAQYNSPELNVAYKMSVPEYEALTPYSQRLEENWGPPPGHLNSDGQNLLIYGKQFGNVFIGVQPTFGYEGDPMRLLFSRSASPHHGFAAYYTYLEQVWKADAVLHFGTHGSLEFMPGKQMGMSGDCYPDNLIGSIPNLYYYAANNPSEATIAKRRSYAETISYLTPPAENAGLYKGLKELSELIASYQTLKDSGRGVSIVNSIMDKCRIVNLDKDIHLPETDARDMSADERDNIVGNVYRKLMEIESRLLPCGLHVIGKPPSAEEAIATLVNIASLDRQEEGLQGLPGIIANSIGRNIDDIYQNNDRGILEDVQLLQDITLATRAAVTALVQEQIDAEGRVSLVSRLNFFNMGKKEPWVEALHKAGYPKVDTAALKPLVEYLEFCLQQVCADNELGALLRGLEGEYILPGPGGDPIRNPDVLPTGKNIHALDPQSIPTTAAVQSAKIVVDRLLIRNKAENDGKWPETIACVLWGTDNIKTYGESLAQIMWMVGVRPVPDALGRVNKLELISLEELGRPRIDVVINCSGVFRDLFINQMNLLDQGVKMAAEADEPLEMNFVRKHALLQAEEMGINLRQAATRVFSNASGSYSSNINLAVENSTWDSEAELQEMYLNRKSFSFNSDNPGIMDESRQIFESTLKTADATFQNLDSSEISLTDVSHYFDSDPTKLVASLRGDGKKPASYIADTTTANAQVRTLSETVRLDARTKLLNPKWYEGMLSHGYEGVRELSKRLVNTTGWSATAGAVDNWIYEDTNETFIKDEEMQKRLLNLNPHSFRKIVSTLLEVNGRGYWETSEDNLDRLRELYQEVEDRIEGIEGIE; this is encoded by the coding sequence ATGTTCACACACGTCAAGTCCACCATTAGACACATTGCGCCTGATAACTTACGCGGACGTAGTTTAATCAAGGTGGTCTATGTCGTGCTTGAGTCCCAGTACCAGAGCGCATTGTCGCAAGCGGTTCGCACAATTAACGCGAACAATCCCAACTTGGCGATTGAAATTAGCGGGTACTTGATTGAGGAACTCCGCGACCCCGAAAATTACGAGGAGTTCAAGCGAGAAATTGAGAATGCGAATATCTTCATCGCTTCCCTCATTTTCATCGAAGACTTAGCACAGAAAGTTGTAGCAGCAGTAGAACCACACCGTGATCATCTCGATGTTTCCGTTGTCTTTCCCTCAATGCCAGAGGTAATGCGCCTGAGTAAAATGGGCAGCTTTTCTCTAGCACAGTTGGGTCAGTCAAAAAGTGCGATCGCGCAATTCATGCGGAAACGCAAAGAAAAATCCGGTGCGGGATTCCAAGATGGAATGCTGAAGCTTTTGCGAACCCTCCCGCAAGTGCTGAAGTTTTTACCGATGGATAAGGCACAGGATGCCCGAAATTTCATGCTCAGTTTTCAGTATTGGCTAGGTGGTTCTCCAGAAAATCTGGAAAACTTCTTGCTGATGCTAGCTGATAAATATGTATTTAAAGGTTTAGAAAAACAAAATTTTGCACCTTCTACTTATGAACAGCCGGTGGTTTATCCCGATTTAGGGATTTGGCATCCTTTGGCTCCCAATATGTTTGAAGATGTCAGAGAGTACCTCAATTGGTATACAGCTCGTAAGGATATTTCTAGCGATCTAAAAGATCCCCTAGCTCCTTGTGTCGGGTTAGTATTGCAACGCACTCACCTAGTTACAGGGGATGATGCCCATTATGTAGCAATGGTGCAGGAGTTGGAAGCACTAGGCGCACGGGTACTACCTGTGTTTGCTGGTGGTTTGGATTTCTCCAAGCCTGTTGAGGCTTACTTTTATGAACCGACTACCAACACACAGTTGGTAGATGCAGTGATATCGCTGACCGGTTTTGCTTTAGTGGGTGGCCCAGCCAGACAAGACCATCCCAAGGCAATTGAAGCACTCAAACGCTTAAATCGTCCTTACATGGTGGCATTACCCTTAGTATTCCAAACCACAGAAGAGTGGATGGATAGCGATTTAGGGTTACATCCAATTCAAGTAGCTTTGCAAATTGCAATTCCGGAATTGGATGGAGCAATTGAGCCGATTATCTTATCTGGTAGAGATGGAACTACCGGGAAAGCGATCGCACTGCGCGATCGGGTTGAAGCTGTAGCCGAACGCGCCTTAAAATGGGCTAACCTCCGCCGCAAGCCGAAGCTGGATAAAAAAGTCGCCATCACTGTTTTCAGCTTCCCGCCAGATAAAGGCAACGTGGGAACCGCCGCTTACTTGGATGTATTCGGCTCAATTTACGAGGTGATGAAAGCCCTTAAAAATAACGGCTACGACTTACCAGAATTGCCAGAATCAGCCGAAGCGTTGATGCAAGAAGTCATTCATGACGCTCAAGCGCAGTACAACAGCCCAGAACTGAACGTTGCTTACAAAATGTCGGTTCCTGAGTATGAGGCGCTGACCCCTTACTCTCAACGCTTAGAGGAAAACTGGGGCCCACCTCCCGGACATCTCAACAGCGACGGGCAAAACCTGCTGATTTATGGTAAGCAATTCGGTAATGTCTTCATCGGTGTACAACCTACATTTGGTTACGAAGGCGACCCGATGCGGCTGTTATTCTCCCGTTCAGCGAGTCCTCACCACGGTTTTGCTGCTTACTACACTTACCTAGAGCAAGTTTGGAAAGCTGATGCTGTACTGCACTTTGGTACACACGGTTCCTTGGAATTCATGCCAGGTAAACAGATGGGGATGTCTGGTGATTGTTATCCAGATAACTTAATTGGCTCAATTCCCAACTTGTATTACTACGCAGCTAATAATCCGAGTGAGGCGACAATTGCTAAACGCCGGAGTTATGCCGAAACAATTTCTTACTTGACACCTCCAGCAGAAAATGCTGGTTTGTATAAAGGTTTGAAGGAACTCAGCGAGTTAATTGCTTCCTACCAAACCTTGAAAGATAGTGGACGCGGTGTTTCCATTGTCAACAGCATCATGGATAAATGTCGGATCGTGAATCTGGATAAGGATATTCACCTGCCAGAAACCGATGCCAGAGATATGAGTGCTGATGAGCGCGATAATATTGTTGGCAACGTTTACCGCAAGTTGATGGAAATCGAGTCGCGGTTGTTGCCTTGTGGTTTGCACGTCATTGGTAAACCTCCAAGTGCAGAAGAAGCGATCGCAACTCTCGTCAACATTGCTAGTCTAGATCGTCAAGAAGAAGGACTTCAAGGCTTACCGGGAATTATCGCTAACAGCATTGGGCGTAACATTGATGATATTTACCAAAATAATGACAGAGGCATTTTAGAAGATGTCCAGTTATTGCAAGATATCACCTTGGCAACCCGTGCAGCAGTTACCGCCCTTGTCCAAGAGCAAATCGACGCAGAAGGACGAGTTTCTCTAGTTTCCCGGTTGAATTTCTTCAACATGGGTAAAAAGGAACCTTGGGTAGAAGCATTGCATAAAGCAGGTTATCCCAAAGTTGACACCGCCGCCCTAAAACCCCTAGTTGAATATTTGGAATTCTGTCTGCAACAAGTTTGTGCGGATAACGAACTAGGGGCATTACTCAGAGGCTTAGAAGGTGAATACATTCTACCTGGCCCTGGTGGCGATCCCATCCGCAACCCTGATGTATTGCCCACTGGTAAGAATATCCATGCTTTAGATCCGCAATCCATCCCAACAACAGCAGCAGTTCAATCAGCCAAAATTGTTGTAGACAGGCTTTTGATCCGTAACAAGGCTGAAAATGACGGAAAATGGCCAGAAACCATCGCCTGCGTCCTTTGGGGAACCGATAACATCAAAACTTACGGCGAATCCCTAGCACAAATTATGTGGATGGTGGGCGTGCGTCCAGTTCCCGATGCTTTGGGACGGGTGAACAAGTTGGAATTGATATCTCTAGAAGAGTTGGGACGCCCCAGAATTGACGTGGTAATCAACTGTTCTGGTGTATTCCGCGACTTGTTCATCAACCAAATGAACCTGCTAGACCAAGGCGTGAAGATGGCAGCCGAGGCAGATGAACCCTTAGAAATGAACTTTGTTCGCAAACACGCCTTGCTGCAAGCTGAAGAAATGGGGATTAATCTGCGTCAAGCAGCGACGCGCGTTTTCTCCAACGCTTCTGGTTCCTACTCGTCAAATATCAACTTGGCAGTAGAAAACAGCACTTGGGATAGCGAAGCCGAGTTGCAGGAAATGTATCTCAACCGGAAATCCTTCTCCTTCAATTCCGATAACCCCGGAATCATGGACGAATCCCGGCAGATTTTTGAAAGTACATTGAAAACTGCTGATGCAACTTTCCAAAATCTCGATTCTTCCGAGATTAGCTTAACGGACGTTTCCCACTACTTTGATTCAGATCCCACAAAGCTGGTGGCAAGTCTGCGCGGTGATGGTAAAAAACCAGCATCTTATATTGCAGATACAACCACAGCTAACGCCCAAGTGCGGACATTATCAGAAACCGTGCGTTTGGATGCGCGTACCAAATTGTTAAATCCCAAATGGTACGAGGGGATGCTGTCTCACGGTTACGAAGGTGTGCGCGAACTCTCCAAGCGGTTAGTGAATACAACGGGTTGGAGTGCGACAGCCGGCGCTGTGGATAACTGGATTTATGAGGATACTAACGAAACCTTCATCAAAGATGAAGAAATGCAGAAACGGTTGTTGAACCTTAATCCCCATTCTTTCCGCAAGATTGTATCAACTTTGCTGGAAGTGAATGGACGCGGTTATTGGGAAACTAGCGAAGATAATTTAGATCGTCTACGCGAGTTGTACCAAGAGGTTGAAGACCGGATTGAAGGGATTGAAGGGATTGAATAA
- the nifH gene encoding nitrogenase iron protein, with translation MTEQKIRQIAFYGKGGIGKSTTSQNTLAAMAEMGQRILIVGCDPKADSTRLMLHSKAQTSVLQLAAERGAVEDIELEEVMLTGFRDVRCVESGGPEPGVGCAGRGIITAINFLEENGAYKDVDFVSYDVLGDVVCGGFAMPIREGKAQEIYIVTSGEMMAMYAANNIARGVLKYAHTGGVRLGGLICNSRNVDREIDLIETLAKRLNTQMIHYVPRDNIVQHAELRRMTVNEYAPDSNQSNEYRTLATKIIDNKNLTVPTPIEMEELEELLIEFGILESDENTAMLVGKSATEAPV, from the coding sequence ATGACTGAGCAAAAGATTAGACAAATAGCTTTCTATGGTAAAGGCGGTATTGGTAAATCTACCACTTCTCAAAACACCCTAGCAGCAATGGCTGAAATGGGTCAACGCATTCTGATTGTCGGTTGTGACCCTAAAGCTGACTCTACTCGTTTGATGCTACACAGTAAAGCTCAAACAAGTGTTCTGCAATTAGCTGCTGAACGTGGCGCTGTAGAAGATATTGAACTCGAAGAAGTAATGCTGACAGGTTTCCGCGATGTACGTTGTGTGGAGTCTGGTGGCCCTGAACCTGGTGTGGGTTGCGCTGGTCGTGGTATTATCACCGCTATCAACTTCTTAGAAGAAAACGGTGCTTACAAAGATGTTGATTTTGTAAGTTACGACGTTTTGGGTGACGTTGTGTGCGGTGGTTTCGCTATGCCTATCCGTGAAGGTAAGGCACAAGAAATCTACATCGTTACCTCTGGTGAAATGATGGCGATGTATGCAGCTAACAATATTGCTCGTGGTGTTCTCAAATATGCTCACACTGGCGGTGTGCGTTTGGGTGGTCTGATTTGTAACAGCCGTAACGTTGACCGGGAAATCGATTTAATCGAAACCTTGGCAAAACGTTTGAATACCCAAATGATTCACTACGTACCTCGTGACAATATTGTTCAACACGCAGAATTGCGTCGGATGACTGTTAACGAGTACGCTCCTGACAGCAATCAAAGCAACGAATATCGGACATTGGCTACCAAGATTATCGACAACAAAAACCTTACTGTCCCTACCCCAATTGAGATGGAAGAGTTGGAAGAGTTGTTGATTGAATTCGGTATCCTGGAAAGCGACGAAAATACCGCAATGCTTGTTGGTAAGTCTGCTACTGAAGCACCTGTTTAA
- a CDS encoding helix-turn-helix domain-containing protein — translation MKSYSVDLREKIVAAHLQKNISIRKVANIFSVSKSLVQKLVKQQKLEGNLQSKPRGKPQFSHLTNADIELRELVESYPDATLIELCELFADKTGNWVGQSAMCRALQKLGLNRKKKRSGVPKLLLRES, via the coding sequence ATGAAGTCATACTCTGTCGATCTTCGAGAAAAAATAGTTGCAGCACATCTTCAAAAAAATATCTCAATCAGAAAAGTAGCTAACATATTTTCCGTCTCAAAAAGTTTAGTTCAAAAGCTTGTAAAACAACAAAAACTTGAAGGAAATTTACAATCCAAGCCGCGAGGAAAGCCACAATTTAGTCATCTAACAAATGCTGACATAGAGTTGAGAGAATTAGTTGAATCATATCCAGATGCAACATTGATAGAGTTGTGTGAATTATTTGCAGACAAGACTGGTAATTGGGTAGGTCAAAGTGCAATGTGTCGGGCGTTACAGAAATTAGGATTAAATCGTAAAAAAAAACGAAGCGGAGTACCCAAGCTCTTACTGAGAGAGTCCTGA
- a CDS encoding IS701 family transposase has translation MDVELQILKHLARDAHPTVATIDEYCAEYKDLFKEVRNYECFKYLHLGIMSQIQRKSLPEIAKVVSINSAQSLHHFLANSDWSVNKLKQRRLNKLKKELDGQAITVVIDETGDRKKGKKTDYVARQYLGSVGKVDNGIVSVNAYGVCSNITFPLIVKVFKPKGTLKESDKYKTKIELASEIITELIELGFNIELILADSLYGESSQFIRKIAEYKLDYVVAIRSNHGVWLPAGQRVRANKWCKFERTFSNQKSEIRYIRKIIYGKKRAITYWEITTDPETMPENSTSFVMTNLQGNLKKTLGDLYGLRTWVEYGFRQCKQELGWTDYRFTNFQHIERWWEIIFCVYTMISLNSPVFLGFNQSRQLETEAQENSDVDFSNHPQWNHESGWKNTLNNLRLIIQPLLLFWLIYPWLSIFPNSQLLLGFNHLIAAMNQFKPFYASG, from the coding sequence ATGGATGTAGAATTACAAATCCTGAAACATTTGGCAAGAGACGCTCACCCAACAGTTGCCACGATAGATGAATATTGTGCAGAGTATAAAGACCTGTTTAAAGAAGTAAGAAATTATGAGTGCTTCAAATATTTACATCTGGGAATAATGTCCCAAATTCAAAGAAAATCATTACCAGAGATAGCGAAAGTAGTAAGTATAAACTCTGCACAGTCGTTACATCATTTTCTAGCAAATTCAGATTGGTCAGTAAATAAGTTAAAACAACGAAGATTAAATAAATTAAAGAAAGAATTAGATGGTCAGGCAATTACAGTAGTAATAGATGAAACAGGAGATAGGAAAAAAGGTAAAAAGACTGATTATGTGGCTAGGCAATATTTAGGAAGTGTGGGTAAGGTAGATAATGGGATAGTTTCAGTCAATGCTTATGGAGTTTGCTCTAACATAACTTTTCCATTAATTGTAAAAGTATTCAAACCAAAAGGAACCCTAAAGGAGTCAGATAAATATAAAACTAAAATAGAGTTGGCATCAGAAATTATTACTGAATTAATCGAATTAGGCTTTAATATTGAATTAATATTAGCAGATAGTTTATATGGTGAAAGTAGCCAATTTATTAGAAAAATAGCTGAGTATAAATTAGATTATGTCGTAGCGATAAGAAGTAATCATGGAGTCTGGTTGCCAGCAGGACAGAGGGTTAGGGCGAATAAGTGGTGTAAATTTGAGAGAACATTTAGCAATCAGAAATCAGAAATTAGATACATTAGGAAAATAATTTATGGTAAAAAAAGAGCCATAACTTACTGGGAAATAACTACTGACCCAGAAACTATGCCAGAAAATTCTACCTCCTTCGTGATGACGAATCTTCAAGGGAATTTGAAGAAGACTTTAGGCGATTTATATGGATTAAGAACCTGGGTAGAATATGGGTTTCGACAGTGTAAACAGGAACTAGGCTGGACAGATTACCGTTTCACTAATTTCCAACATATTGAGAGATGGTGGGAGATTATTTTTTGTGTTTACACGATGATTAGTTTAAATTCTCCAGTCTTCTTAGGCTTCAATCAATCTCGTCAACTTGAGACTGAAGCACAAGAAAATAGTGATGTTGATTTTTCTAATCATCCGCAATGGAATCATGAATCAGGATGGAAGAATACTTTAAATAATCTGCGTCTCATTATCCAACCACTTTTACTATTTTGGTTAATTTATCCCTGGTTAAGTATTTTCCCTAATTCACAGTTGTTACTGGGATTCAATCATTTAATTGCAGCCATGAATCAATTTAAACCCTTTTATGCTTCTGGATGA
- a CDS encoding phage holin family protein has protein sequence MLTPLLTALATALSLLIVDLVVPGVNIANFPAALIAALVIGLINGSVKPVLSALSLPLNFLSFGAFSLIVNGLCFWLAAVLVPGFSVSGLIGFLLGPVILSFANTFINNYFVERNLLTSSGDVKSQNELPSR, from the coding sequence ATGTTGACACCATTATTAACCGCCCTAGCTACAGCTTTGAGCCTGTTGATTGTTGATTTAGTTGTTCCAGGCGTTAATATTGCTAATTTTCCCGCAGCTTTGATTGCCGCTTTAGTAATTGGTCTAATTAACGGTTCAGTTAAGCCAGTTCTGTCTGCTCTCTCCCTACCGCTTAATTTTCTATCATTTGGAGCATTTTCGCTCATTGTTAACGGTTTGTGTTTTTGGTTAGCAGCAGTCTTAGTTCCTGGGTTCTCAGTTAGTGGACTTATTGGTTTCCTTCTTGGGCCAGTGATTCTATCTTTCGCTAATACCTTTATTAACAACTACTTTGTTGAAAGAAACCTCTTAACTAGTAGTGGTGATGTAAAAAGCCAAAATGAATTACCTTCAAGATAA
- a CDS encoding transposase — MDETGVLLGLARTHARSQMGTRAYSLNPFYRGSKVTVIGAISLKKVVALMTMNGSMDGIAFELFIEKFLVPHLWSGAVVVMDNLSAHKLDSIVPMIEAVGAKVICLSSYSPDFNPIELWWSQLKSFLRNFAPTTTEMVDKLISVALDLINPQHLRNWFASCCYCTS, encoded by the coding sequence TTGGATGAAACTGGTGTCCTACTTGGGTTAGCGAGGACTCATGCCCGTTCACAAATGGGAACAAGAGCTTACTCTCTTAACCCCTTCTATAGAGGCTCAAAAGTTACAGTAATTGGAGCAATTAGTCTTAAAAAAGTAGTTGCATTAATGACAATGAATGGTTCAATGGATGGCATTGCATTTGAATTATTTATTGAGAAGTTTTTAGTACCACATTTATGGTCAGGAGCAGTAGTGGTGATGGATAATTTATCCGCACATAAACTAGATTCAATTGTGCCAATGATTGAAGCTGTAGGTGCGAAAGTTATTTGTTTATCCTCATACTCCCCCGATTTTAATCCAATTGAATTATGGTGGTCACAACTTAAATCTTTTTTACGCAATTTTGCTCCAACTACAACAGAAATGGTTGATAAACTAATCTCAGTTGCACTCGACTTAATAAATCCTCAACATTTAAGAAACTGGTTTGCTAGTTGCTGCTACTGTACCTCATAA
- a CDS encoding YqaE/Pmp3 family membrane protein, which translates to MKLVRFLLGLLVPPLGVFLTVGVGPTLFINILLTVLGWLPGSIHAIWVIAKHEEQLNREGRIY; encoded by the coding sequence ATGAAATTAGTTCGCTTTCTTCTAGGTTTATTAGTGCCTCCTTTAGGCGTTTTCCTCACAGTTGGAGTTGGGCCTACCCTGTTTATTAACATCTTGCTCACAGTTCTAGGTTGGCTTCCCGGTAGTATTCATGCAATTTGGGTTATTGCCAAGCATGAAGAACAACTTAATCGGGAAGGGCGTATTTACTGA
- a CDS encoding GAF domain-containing protein, whose protein sequence is MSAYQGSCGETTDVIISVHNQENLELTANSAPVGALATRQGTFSTFLAPLTQDTFKQVVQDVEQKLQIVHQTLSMLDSQGFETILQEMLHSITLKTGELLGADRTTIFLLDEEKQELWSIVAEGEGGRSLEIRIPANKGIGGEVATFKQVINIPFDFYSDPRSHFAQEQEKRTGYRTYTMLALPLLNEHGQLVAVVQLLNKLKSGHNHDAPLAERIDTKGFSCADEQLFQEFAPSIRLILESSRSFYVATQKQRAVAALMKAIKSLSQSSLDLEDTLKRVMDEAKELMNADRSTLWLIDRDRHELWTKITQDDGSTKELRVPVGKGFAGIVAASGKKLNIAFDLYDDPDSDTAKQLDQQNGYRTCSLLCMPVFNADQQLIGVTQLVNKKKTGDFPPYNPTAWPKAPECFQASFDRNDEEFMEAFNIQAGVALQNAQLFATVKQQEQMQRDILRSLSNGVVSTDKTGLIIAANESAQRLLGLGVDDRLEGKLVNDVIGIKEGDFSKWYQDALHAVDLKGRQQYYPDRTLLTTGTEQHSINLSINTIADASDQEQVRGALVVMEDISDEKRLKSTMYRYMTQELAEELLKLDDAKLGGDRKEVSILFSDIRGYTTLTENLEAEEVVSMLNEYFESMVEAVFKHKGTLDKYIGDAIMAVFGSPLPLEEHAWMAVQTSLEMRVRLHEFNQRRYVDDKPRIKIGIGINSDTVISGNIGSSKRMEFTAIGDGVNLGSRLESVSKQYGCDIIISHNTFKPCEDYIWARELDYIRVKGRNEPVAIYELLGLRSNPIESEKLQVIEHYHKGREYYLKRDFNRARAEFALVLAADNQDKAAMLHLLRCQHWLQSPPTESDWDEGVWTFQEK, encoded by the coding sequence ATGTCAGCGTATCAAGGAAGTTGTGGGGAGACCACTGATGTGATTATTAGTGTTCACAACCAAGAAAACCTCGAGTTAACAGCAAATTCTGCTCCTGTGGGTGCTCTTGCCACAAGACAAGGAACTTTTTCTACGTTTCTTGCTCCCCTGACTCAAGATACTTTTAAACAGGTCGTTCAAGATGTTGAGCAAAAATTACAGATTGTTCATCAAACCCTGTCAATGCTGGATTCTCAGGGGTTTGAAACCATTCTGCAAGAAATGTTGCATTCCATTACCTTAAAAACCGGGGAATTACTAGGAGCAGACCGGACAACGATCTTTTTATTGGATGAAGAAAAACAAGAACTCTGGTCAATTGTGGCTGAAGGGGAAGGCGGTCGCTCTTTAGAAATTCGCATCCCCGCTAATAAAGGTATTGGTGGTGAAGTCGCTACTTTCAAGCAAGTTATCAATATTCCCTTTGATTTTTATAGTGATCCGCGATCGCATTTTGCCCAAGAACAAGAAAAAAGAACTGGCTACCGCACTTACACTATGCTGGCTTTGCCACTCTTAAATGAACATGGGCAATTAGTTGCAGTAGTACAATTACTGAATAAATTAAAATCTGGTCATAATCATGATGCTCCACTTGCAGAGCGAATTGATACCAAAGGTTTTAGCTGTGCTGACGAACAATTATTTCAAGAATTTGCCCCTTCAATTCGCCTGATTTTAGAGTCCTCGCGCTCTTTTTATGTCGCCACCCAAAAACAAAGAGCAGTGGCGGCGCTAATGAAGGCGATTAAGTCTCTTTCTCAAAGCAGTCTCGACTTAGAAGACACCCTGAAGCGGGTGATGGATGAAGCCAAAGAACTGATGAATGCCGATCGCAGTACACTATGGTTAATAGACCGCGATCGCCATGAATTATGGACGAAAATCACTCAGGATGATGGTTCAACCAAAGAGTTGCGAGTCCCCGTAGGTAAAGGCTTTGCTGGTATAGTAGCGGCTTCTGGCAAGAAACTAAATATTGCCTTTGATTTGTACGATGATCCTGACTCGGATACCGCCAAACAACTCGACCAGCAAAATGGCTATCGCACTTGTAGCTTACTTTGTATGCCAGTGTTTAATGCCGATCAACAACTGATTGGTGTTACCCAACTTGTAAATAAAAAGAAAACTGGTGATTTTCCACCTTATAATCCAACCGCTTGGCCGAAAGCTCCCGAATGTTTCCAAGCTAGCTTTGATCGCAACGATGAAGAGTTCATGGAAGCTTTTAATATTCAAGCAGGAGTAGCGCTGCAAAATGCTCAGTTGTTTGCCACAGTCAAGCAACAAGAACAAATGCAACGGGACATTCTGCGTAGTCTTTCTAATGGAGTGGTTTCCACTGATAAAACTGGGTTAATTATCGCTGCCAATGAAAGCGCCCAACGTTTGCTAGGACTGGGAGTTGATGATCGTTTAGAAGGTAAATTAGTTAATGATGTCATCGGCATCAAAGAAGGTGACTTTAGCAAGTGGTATCAAGATGCTTTACATGCAGTTGACTTAAAAGGCCGCCAGCAATATTATCCCGATCGCACACTGTTAACTACTGGTACAGAACAGCACAGTATTAATTTATCGATTAACACAATTGCCGATGCTAGCGACCAAGAGCAAGTCCGTGGGGCGCTGGTGGTGATGGAAGATATCAGTGATGAGAAGCGGCTCAAGAGTACGATGTACCGCTACATGACCCAGGAATTAGCCGAAGAATTGCTGAAATTGGATGACGCTAAACTAGGAGGCGATCGCAAAGAAGTTTCAATATTATTTTCAGATATTCGTGGCTACACCACTTTGACAGAAAACTTAGAAGCAGAAGAAGTGGTGAGTATGCTCAATGAATATTTTGAATCAATGGTAGAAGCAGTCTTTAAACATAAAGGCACCCTGGACAAATACATCGGCGACGCCATTATGGCTGTCTTTGGTTCTCCTCTACCATTAGAAGAACATGCTTGGATGGCAGTGCAAACATCCTTAGAAATGCGGGTTCGCCTGCACGAATTTAATCAACGTCGTTATGTAGATGATAAACCTAGAATCAAAATCGGCATTGGCATAAACTCTGATACCGTAATTAGTGGGAATATTGGTTCTAGTAAGCGGATGGAGTTTACCGCTATTGGCGATGGTGTTAATCTTGGCTCTCGATTAGAAAGTGTCAGTAAACAGTATGGTTGCGACATTATTATTAGCCATAACACTTTTAAACCATGCGAAGATTATATTTGGGCTAGGGAACTAGATTACATTCGTGTCAAAGGCAGAAATGAGCCAGTAGCTATATATGAATTACTGGGTTTGCGTTCCAATCCAATTGAAAGCGAAAAATTGCAAGTGATTGAGCACTATCATAAAGGGCGCGAGTATTACCTCAAACGCGATTTTAACCGTGCTAGAGCTGAATTTGCCCTAGTTTTGGCAGCTGATAACCAAGACAAAGCTGCTATGTTGCATCTGTTGCGTTGTCAGCATTGGTTACAATCACCTCCAACAGAATCAGATTGGGATGAAGGAGTCTGGACGTTCCAAGAGAAATAA
- a CDS encoding XisH family protein, which produces MSAKDVFHEVVKTALQKDGWQITHDPLTMSVGGVNLSIDLAAQKLIAAEREGQKIAVEVKSFLERSSAISEFHTALGQFINYRGALRRRQPERVLYLAVPLTTYKTFFQLDFPKEMIAENQVKMLTALASVMRYNKLKYKYL; this is translated from the coding sequence ATGTCTGCTAAAGATGTCTTTCATGAAGTTGTCAAAACAGCTTTACAGAAAGATGGTTGGCAAATTACTCACGATCCACTCACAATGAGCGTGGGAGGAGTTAATCTTTCGATTGATTTAGCCGCCCAAAAGCTGATTGCAGCAGAACGTGAAGGACAAAAAATTGCAGTCGAAGTCAAAAGTTTTTTAGAGAGGTCGTCTGCTATTTCAGAATTTCATACAGCATTAGGACAGTTTATTAATTATAGAGGTGCATTACGACGGCGGCAACCGGAGCGTGTTTTGTATTTAGCAGTACCTTTAACAACTTACAAAACATTTTTTCAACTTGATTTTCCTAAAGAGATGATAGCAGAAAATCAAGTGAAAATGCTTACAGCACTTGCGTCTGTTATGAGGTACAATAAATTAAAATATAAATACCTCTAA